Proteins encoded together in one Xyrauchen texanus isolate HMW12.3.18 chromosome 50, RBS_HiC_50CHRs, whole genome shotgun sequence window:
- the nphs2 gene encoding podocin, producing MLLAMETVMDKKAESPHHSSRSGRVKREPSPSTKDRKTKVPKSVKLQEPHKRKEREKPEVVEEEERGEAKEEVKVTSSSTVVNVDSVRELIKKDREELLGLLETEGHGEGLKKRYFGVCELILIVFVLSVVIFFFPLSIWFCVKIVREHERAVIFRLGHLLQRKPSGPGLLFYLPFLDVCQIVDIRLKMLKIPPHTVVTKDLVCTEMSAACYYRMENVSVYYSSLAAVPAVLQALAQVSVREILAHHAFTDILLDRKLMGQKIQVSIDSITCRWGIKVEKAEIEEIGLPAELQHNFAVEAKARRQAQVKVIAAEGEKAACEALKASIEGLSGSPLVIHLRLLQLLHCLRSEQPAVVLNIPPDVLTQSIDLASLTRTANQSLSTSDTSEESPKDSPLM from the exons ATGCTTCTTGCAATGGAAACGGTGATGGACAAAAAAGCAGAAAGCCCACATCATTCTTCAAGATCTGGAAGAGTAAAAAGAGAGCCATCACCTTCTActaaagacagaaagacaaaagTGCCAAAATCTGTGAAGCTCCAAGAGCCACacaaaaggaaagaaagagagaaaccaGAAGTGGTGGAGGAAGAGGAGAGAGGTGAAGCCAAGGAAGAGGTTAAAGTCACCTCCAGCAGCACTGTTGTTAATGTAGACAGTGTGAGGGAACTAATTAAAAAGGACCGAGAGGAGTTATTAGGGTTATTGGAGACTGAGGGACATGGAGAAG GCTTGAAGAAGCGATACTTTGGAGTTTGTGAGCTAATTCTAATAGTTTTTGTCCTTTCTGTGGTTATTTTCTTCTTTCCTCTTTCGATTTGGTTCTGTGTGAAG ATTGTGAGAGAACATGAGAGAGCGGTGATATTTCGGCTGGGGCACCTATTGCAAAGAAAACCCAGTGGCCCAG GGTTATTGTTTTATCTCCCATTTCTGGATGTGTGCCAAATAGTGGACATTCGTCTGAAAATGTTGAAGATCCCTCCTCATACG GTGGTGACCAAAGATCTAGTGTGCACTGAAATGAGTGCGGCATGTTACTATCGTATGGAAAATGTGTCTGTTTATTATTCGTCACTCGCTGCTGTTCCGGCCGTGTTACAGGCATTGGCTCAGGTATCAGTCAGAGAGATACTGGCCCATCATGCCTTCACTGACATTTTACTGGACAGGAAACTGATGGGCCAAAAGATTCAG GTTTCTATAGATTCTATTACTTGCCGGTGGGGAATCAAGGTGGAAAAAGCAGAGAT AGAGGAAATCGGTCTTCCAGctgagctacaacacaactttGCTGTAGAGGCCAAGGCAAGGAGACAGGCACAGGTCAAA GTAATCGCTGCAGAAGGAGAGAAGGCAGCTTGTGAGGCTCTAAAGGCCTCCATAGAGGGTCTCTCTGGGTCTCCACTGGTCATACACCTTCGACTTTTGCAGCTCCTGCACTGTCTGCGCTCTGAGCAACCAGCTGTGGTCCTCAACATACCTCCTGATGTTTTGACCCAATCCATTGACCTTGCTAGTTTAACCAGAACAGCCAATCAAAGCCTGAGCACAAGTGATACCTCAGAAGAGAGCCCTAAAGACTCGCCCCTGATGTAA